The Tripterygium wilfordii isolate XIE 37 chromosome 23, ASM1340144v1, whole genome shotgun sequence genomic sequence TGCTAAGGCTTTGCATTCTCTTTATCCGTCCTCGGACTATGAATAGCATCCTCGGCACAGGATCTCCTTCTCTGATAATCTGTTCAGTGAGGACATTGGAAGGTTCAGAAAAACGTATGGTGTTTTAGGATTAGATAAGAAAACGAGTTTTTGTCATAAAAGTTTGCACCTTCTCATCTTTGGAGAACACAAGAGGCTTAACGCGATCACATATGTTGTCAAGAATAAGATCATCCAGGTTATGGAACAGAGGTACCTACTCATAAAAAAGGTTTAGTTTCTGCAAATCTCAGAAAACTAGCAGAGTGATAAAGGTTCTACATTTGGATCCGGAATTACCTTTTTTATGAGTTCTAGGCAAAGATGGCGTTTAATGTCCCTTCGAAGGCCTTCGGGCAAGTCTTTGATCAATTCCATCTCATCCTCTCCTCCCATGGTTGCCCATCTTTGTCGTTCATACTGGCGAACTCTGCGTATCAAGCGTGATGGCAACTGTCTCCGCCTCATCCACCATTCCATGTCTCGACATTTGAGCTGCATTTTCCTTTTCCTCGTCATGATGGCGTGCAAAAAGACCTGACGGCCAATAACAAAATCCTAATCAATCCGACCTAGAAATCGGAAAATATTAGCAAAATGATGATGTGAATCATAACACACCTGAATATTGCCGATCAACAAAGTAAAAAGTAACAAACCACAGAGCACAGTGCAGATACTGAATATCAGTTCTAGCCAGTTACTTGTTGGCTCAAGATCATTGCCAAAGGTGCTGCAAGTTTAGGCATGTATTGTAGGGTTAGATAAGTTCTAGCCCAGCATTGATTCACGAACCATGAActtcaaagaaaaaattaacaaaGTAGAAAATAAGTTTTCATTTACCTGAGGGTCATTAAACCCCAAAAGATAGGATATATGATCTTGACGGCCAAAGAATTGCTGGAAACAACCGGAAGAGCCCACTTGTATATCCCGTATTTAAAAGGCCCATCGCCATCTAAGCACAATGGCGTCCTCGCCATTGTTGTTGAGTTGTCACCACATGGATTTCCAATGGAGTCTTCTGGAAATAGAAACTTATAACAAACTTCTTTTGAGCAAGCCAACATGAGATTGCAATTTCCTCTTCTGTTGCACCGCTGCCTGAGGCACGAAGCAACACGTTGTATGGCAAGGACATACCAGCAACCTCCAGCAACCTatagaaaacaaaatgaaaatggtTCTCTGTTAAACCCCGCGATTTGGTCCTGAAATAAGCTTGATGCAAACATGGAGAGGAAGCTTTGAGCAGACTTACATGAGAGGCAATCAAGTAGGCAATAAGGTTGAGGCCAAAACCCCACCAGATGGTGCCAAAGATGTAGCCTGTGACCTTCTGCATTCTTCTCATCAAGTATATACTGTGGTAGACTTTCGGGAGGAATTGGAATAAGAAGATCAATAGGAGTATTGTCATTATCAGCTTAATCTGTTCTTCTCTTATCAATCTTGGCACAACTAACCAAAACACAGCCTGCAAAGAGAAAAAATCATAATTCCCAAATGAAGCAGATATCCGGTTAACCCACTGAATAAAAACtccaaaagagagaagaaagaatgcAATCTACACAAGATTAACAAAAGATATACATTGAAGCAGTCAGTTGTCATGTTAGTCTCTTGTATCAACTAAACTGCACAACAACTATGGTGAGATGAAGTGAGTACAGCAACTATGGTGAGACGAGATGAGTTACGGTGACAAAAAATTGTTTGACTCATCACTAAAAATATTGTGGTTAgatatttttcattaatatcaattaatttgattaattaattcttagaaaaattaaattgaataacAAAATTCATTGAAGAtaaaattggaagaaaaaaatttctgttTTGACATTGAATGTGCAGTCAATCACGTCTCTGCGAGTAAAAAGCACCTCTCCGTTGCAGTGCGGTAATACCGTAAATGCACCGCTCAACCAAACACTTTTTGTCCGAACATTTCAAGCCAAAAGCTGTGTGTTCGACACAAGGACCCAATCAGACAATAAGATATGACGTGTCCGGCTGTGAATACCGCGGGTAGCCTACCACCACCTCTTAAAACTGGAAAAGCAACTGCCCTGCTAGCGGTCACTGACAATCACTCCCATCATCGTAACCGCTAGCTTACCGCTGCGGGGGCACTTCTGACATTTCACGACAAGATATGCTGCAATGCTTGAGTACTAAAATATGACGTGTCGAGATCTGATTGGACATACTGCAATTTTTTAAACCAAAACGTACCTGAGGAACAGGGAGTATGACGAAAGCGTCAAACCAGAACCCCTTGAGTGAACCGACGTAGTGAGAGGCGATGGCACGTGCGTCCCACACGAGTTTCCCACACCCAACAACCAGAGTCTCCCTCGACACGTACGCCAGCCGGAACTGCAACCACAAGTATAACAAGTGCACCGCATCCACGCACGTGCGGAGTACGGTCACGATGGCAGCCAGTCCACCGTCCATGTACAAGCACGGCGACCCGCTCCTACCTATTGATAACGTGtagaagaagagagaatcgACGGCCAGCGACATGCCACGTGCGAGAAGGAACACGCGGTTCCACTTCTGCACGCGCTTGCTACGCGGGTCCAAAACGGTGCCGAATGGTCCCGATGGACTGCCGGAAGGTGTCGGGGCTGTGGTCTTTCTTGGGTGGTGTGGGACTAGGGACGACCCCGCCGATGCCTCCCATTCCGGCTGATGTGCACGGTCGCAGCTGGTTGAGTGGAACGCCGGGACACCCACTTGAGTGCACGCGTAGCACTCGATGGTGTTCGAAATTGGGTTCTCATCGCCGTTTTCACCGCCGGAGCTCTGATGCCGAACAAGTCCAGTCcacctgtttcaaaaaaaaaacacaacaaattaCACTGCATCTCTCACAGAACAAACATCAAACACCTAGAGTGCATTCAAAAACAGAATACAAAAGTGAAATTCAAATGACCTGGAGAGGAAGGAGTGGAGGATGGACTGATAGGGCATGGTGGATGGAGAGGAACCATGGGAGCGAGACGactaagagaagaaaatgaagttgATGGTAAAGAGAAATGTGGCTGTATATACATGTCGTCGTTAGTTGCGATGTGACCTTGACTAAACTAACTCTTAGCGCAAGATCGTGAGTTTAAGTTTTAATGCAGTGTATGCAAATACTAATAAATTATTTGGTGGACAATTAATTGGATTCCACGttaccagaaaaagaaaaaacattggCCGTATATAGAGGCTTGAGGAGGCGTGTCATGTGCGAGTGATTTGGAAGGTTATGGAGAGACAATAATACACAGGAATGGTGTGTCCCTTAGCAAGTGAGATGTGTTGTCATGGTTGTAATTAATGAAGGAAAGACACATACTGAGGAGCCATGAGAAGGTTTAGAGATCGAGGGGTCGGGTTGGTGTCTAGTTAGACCAGGGTCCCCTGTGGGTCAAGCCAAGGCATGCCCACTCAATCACGAGGACTGAATCACCATGGCTAACATCAAGGTATCATCCGTTCTGGAAATCTACGAACATTCTTACACTCTCTCACAATTTTATTCAAGAAAATTATCTTGTCTATCCCATTTCAACTGGTGAGCTCTCGGAGGTGGGAAAGTGAATATAGTAAATAACAgtcctatttatttatttttgtctcgTGTTCTTTACATTTTGTGCATTATTTTGTTGTCACATGCAAAAGTTACTTCTTCAAGCCAAGTTAGGTGAAGGTGACCAAGGATTATTAAATATGTAATTGCTAATTAAGCTTTTAATGGAAATCTATATGAGGCTCTAATTCACGTTTTGGGAGGGGACCTTAGAAGTTTACATATTTTCCTATTGAAAATATTCTCCCGAACCTTCACTTTTCTAAATCCCGAATCGTCACCAACCCTCCTCCAAAACTACAGGATAAAACTCCAATTCACTCATAATGATTGGATTTTTAGGACAACAAATTATACCATTGAGGTTCCTATGTCATCCATTGAAATGAATAATAGGATTTAaggcagtttttttttttttttttccagaatcTCACCAATAGTAACCAATCTTTCATTTCCCATGTCAGCATTGGTTAATTAGGCAAGTAatggagttttttttcttcccctttttgTGTACAATAGGACCCGAATCCACTACTTTTGGGCGTAAATACTAGTACACAAACTATGCATGTCAGACAAGCCCATAAAAAATCCATATGTCAGTTTATGCCTTCGGAGAGGATTGAACATTGATTAAAAAGTATAACTCGCATACACTATACCACCGGGTTAACATCATCATTGACTAGCCAATTAGTAAGTAAAGAAGTTTGATTGTGAATGAATTCTTCCAATTAAAGGATATTAAAGCTTAAAAAATACccgaatgatatatatatatataaaagtaatgGTTCAATCTCTCACACAATCTACACATTTTCTAcctaagaaccaatgacgaCGGCTCAAGAATAGCAAAGTCATTTGAGCCTTTGGCTCAAAACGgaaaatattgatttgtaatgtTTTACATGAATTTTCTAACAAGCAAGACAAGAGAGAATCATGTACAAATTGTTGGTCACCTTTTCACCAGATTAGTTTGCTTTAGCAGGAATCTCTGAATGGTCAATGAGGCACCTTCACTTGTCTACGTACTCTTCATGCAAAAGAGAACTAATTAATTAGGAGTATATTGCTTATTAGTCTTCAAGTCACTTTTATTGATTAGTATTCaatagaaagaaaattaattgattaGCTAGTCTAGTCATGGTCATAATCTATGTTCAATAATCAGAAccagacaaaacaaaaacataataaaaaaaactcccttaattaataatatttcattAACGGATCATTATGTACTAATTTTGATTACAGTAGTGCTAGATAACCCATATAGTCGTAGTTCATGGGTGTCCaaatctcttaaacgaaattttaaaacgttttaaccctcaaaatacatgttagatttttaaagaagttacatattcagaatcaacgcataaaactctttctagcAAGATCTattatcgatgagttttatcggataaatattaattccattgttttttccagtggaatttcaaaaacgaatgaattcagaactaaaataatgaattctaaaTTGTGCTCTAAAAAAcgataaattttggacaataaattataggataaaataatggaaataaaaatattacaTTGAAATAAATCTGTTGGGCTACCAAATTGATGAGCTACATGACATTTTCGTTTTGATtaatagaggaaaaaaaaaaaccaaccatgTGGGGATATAcatgatatatgtatatgtatacaccACACACGTATTGTTCCCCTAAGGACCAAAAATAATGCAGA encodes the following:
- the LOC119993417 gene encoding cyclic nucleotide-gated ion channel 2-like, whose amino-acid sequence is MPYQSILHSFLSRWTGLVRHQSSGGENGDENPISNTIECYACTQVGVPAFHSTSCDRAHQPEWEASAGSSLVPHHPRKTTAPTPSGSPSGPFGTVLDPRSKRVQKWNRVFLLARGMSLAVDSLFFYTLSIGRSGSPCLYMDGGLAAIVTVLRTCVDAVHLLYLWLQFRLAYVSRETLVVGCGKLVWDARAIASHYVGSLKGFWFDAFVILPVPQAVFWLVVPRLIREEQIKLIMTILLLIFLFQFLPKVYHSIYLMRRMQKVTGYIFGTIWWGFGLNLIAYLIASHVAGGCWYVLAIQRVASCLRQRCNRRGNCNLMLACSKEVCYKFLFPEDSIGNPCGDNSTTMARTPLCLDGDGPFKYGIYKWALPVVSSNSLAVKIIYPIFWGLMTLSTFGNDLEPTSNWLELIFSICTVLCGLLLFTLLIGNIQVFLHAIMTRKRKMQLKCRDMEWWMRRRQLPSRLIRRVRQYERQRWATMGGEDEMELIKDLPEGLRRDIKRHLCLELIKKVPLFHNLDDLILDNICDRVKPLVFSKDEKIIREGDPVPRMLFIVRGRIKRMQSLSKGVIGTSLLEPGGFLGDELLSWCLRRPFMDRLPASSATFVCTEAGEAFGLDAKHLKYITDHFRYKFANERLKRTARYYSSNWRTWGAVNIQLSWRRYRMRTRGTVITVRENGSSERRLLQYAAMFMSIRPHDHLE